The nucleotide window CTTCTTGCGCGACGTGGATTCGGCCAGCTGTATGGTGAATGCCAGCACGCGCTTTGCCGACGGCTACGAGTACGGCCTGGGCGCGGAGATCGGCATCAGCACCGACAAGTTCCACGCGCGCGGGCCGGTGGGCATCGAGGGTCTGACCTCTCTCAAGTGGGTGGTGCTGGGCGAGGGCGACGTGCGCCAGTGAGCGCGCATCGCACGTCATGAAAATCATCATCCTCGGGGCCGGCCGCGTCGGCCAGAGCGTGGCCGAGAGCCTGGTGTCGGAGAAGAACGACATCACCGTCATCGACACCGACGCGCGCCGCCTGCGCGAGCTGCAGGACCGCTACGACCTGCGCGGCGTGGTCGGCAACGGCATCGACCCGGCCGTGCTGGCCGAGGCCGGCGCGCGCGACACCGACCTGCTGATCGCCTGCGCCGCGCAGGACGAGACCAACCTGGTGTGCTGCAAGGTGGCGCAGATGGCTTATCGCATTCCCACGCGCATCGCGCGCGTGCGCTCGTCGGGCTTTGCGCAGGGAGAAGGCGGCGAGCTGCTGGGCAAGGACGGCTTCGGCGTCGACCGCACCATCTGCCCGGAGGAATCGCTCACCCGCTACATCGGCAAGCTGGTGCAGTACCCCGAGGCGCTGCAGGTGCGTGAGTTCGCCGGCGGGCGCGCCTGCCTGGTGTCGGTGCGCGCGCGGGCCGGCGCGCCGCTCGCGGGCATGCAGATCGCCACCATGCGCGACAAGGCGCCGGACGTGGCGATGCGCATCGTGGCCATTTACCGGCGCTTCGCCGACGAGCCCGACCGCTTCTTGCCCTGCGATGGCGCAACGCGCGTGGAGCCGATGGATGAGGTCTTCGTGCTGGCTGGGCGCGAGCGGGTGGCGCAGATCCTGTCGGCGCTGCATTGCCGCAACGGCCAGCCGACGCGACCGGTGCGCCGCGTCATGATCGCCGGCGGCGGGCGCGTGGGCCTGCGCCTGGCGCGCCAGCTGGCCAGCCAGGAGCGCTTCCACATCAAGATGCTGGAAAAGGACGCCGAGCGTTGCATGGTGCTGGCCTCCGAGCTGCCCTCCGATGTGCTGGTGTTGAACGGCGACGCCACGGACGAGGACCTGCTGGGCGGCGAGGGCATCGAGGAGGTCGACCTGTTCCTGGCGCTGACCGACGACGACGAGGACAACATCATGGCCTGCCTGCTGGCCAAGAAGATGGGCGCGCGCCGCGTGCTGGCGCTGATCAACCGGCGCTCCTACGCCGATCTGATGCACGGCACGCAGATCGACATCGCCCTGTCGCCGGCGCAGGCCATGCTGGGCGAGCTTTTGGCCTACGTGCGCCGGGGCGACGTGCAGGCGGTGCACAGCCTGCGCCGCGGCGTGGCGGAGGCGCTGGAGATCGTGGCGCGCGGCGACCGCAAGACTTCGCGCGTGGTGGGGCGGCGTGTGGAGGAAATCCGCCTGCCGCCCGAGGTGCACATGGGCCTGATCGTGCGCGGCCTGCCGGATGCCACGGCGGCCGACGCGCCGCCCGTGGGCGAGCCGCAGGTCATCATCCCGCGCAGCAGCACGGTGATCGAGAGCAACGACCACGTGGTGTTCTTCCTGCCGCACAAGCGCCTGGTGCGCGATGTGGAGCGACTGTTTCGCGTCAGCGCGACGTTCTTCTAGGCGCGCCGCGCTTTTTTTTCCTCATGTCCGACCTGCTGCCCGTCCTGCGCGTGCTCGGCGCCCTGCTGGGCATGTTCGCGCTGTCGCTCTCGGTGCCGCTGGCGGCATCGCTGTGGGCCGGCGAGCTGCTATGGCACGGATGGGTGCTGGCCATCGCCGTGACCCTGGGCGTGGCGGCGCTGCTGTGGTGGGGCCTGCGCGAGCACCGCCGCGAGCTGCTGCCGCGCCACGGCGTGCTGCTGGTGTCACTGGTGTGGCTGGTGACGCCATTCTTCGCCGCGCTGCCGCTGCTGCTGGTCATGGACGCCATCGGCCGGCCGATGTCGTTCACGCACGCGTATTTCGAGGCCGTGTCGGGCCTGACGACGACCGGCTCCACCGTGCTGTCGCAACTCGACGAGCTGCCGCTGTCGGTGAACATGTGGCGCACCTTCATGCAGTGGATCGGCGGCATGGGCATCCTGATCCTGGCCGTGGCCATCCTGCCGGTGCTGGGCGTGGGCGGCAGCCAGCTCTTCAAGGCCGAGGCGGCCGGCCCGGTCAAGGACACCAAGCTCACCCCGCGCATGACCGAGACGGCCAAGGGCCTGTGGGGCGTGTACGTGCTGTTCTCGCTGGCCTGCGCGCTGGCTTTCTGGGCCGGCGGCATGGGCCCGCCCGACGCGATCATGCACATGTTCGCGACGGTGAGCCTGGGCGGGCTGTCGCCGCACGACGCGAGCTTTGGCTATTTCTCCTCGCCGCTTCTGGAGTCCATCGCGCTGGTCTTCATGCTGGCGGCGAGCTGCAACTTCGCGCTGTACTTCGTGGCCATCCGCAAGGGGCACTGGCAGGGTTTCTGGCGCGACGAGGAGGTGCGCGCGACGCTGGCCACGCTGATCGGCGGCGGCCTGCTGGTGGCGCTGCTGCTGTGGCTCAAGGGCCTGTACGAGCCGCTGCAGGCGCTGCGCCTGGGGATGTTCCACGTGGTTTCGGTGGCCACCACCACCGGCTTTGCCACCACCGACTACCTGGCCTGGCCGGTGTTTGCGCCGGTGTTCATGCTGCTCTTGTCGGGCGTGGCGACCAGCGCCGGGTCGACGGGCGGCGGCATCAAGATGGTGCGCATGTTGATCCTGCTCAAGCAGGCGCGGCGCGAGATGACGCGCACCGTGCACCCGCGCGCCGTGCAGCCGGTGCGGCTGGGCAGCCGCGTGGTGGAAAGCCGCATGGTGTTCTCGGTGCTGGCCTTCATGCTGATGTATGGCGCCACCGTCATCACTCTGAGCATGGTGCTGCTGCTGACGGATCTGGACATGGTCACGGCGTTTTCCGTGGTGCTGGCCAGCGTGCACTGCACCGGGCCGGGGCTGGGGCTGGTGGGGCCGGCGTCCAACTACGCGGTGCTGAGCGACTTCCAGCTGTGGGTCTGCACCCTGGGCATGTTGCTGGGGCGGCTGGAAATCCTGAGCTTCATGGCGCTGCTCACACCCGCCTTCTGGCGGCGCTGAAAACGGCGGGAAAAGTGCGTACAAGGGCGGCGCATACCCGTCCCTACAATGCCTCGTTTGGCTTGACCGCAACCGCAGGGCATTGAATGGTTCCGCACCTCGTCACCGCGCTCACCGGCCCGATCAATGAGCTGGAGCAGCGCATCCTGGATTCCATGCCGGCGATCGAGCGCTGGTTCCGTCTGGAGTGGATGGAGCACACGCCGCCGTTCTACGCGTCGGTGGACATCCGCAACGCCGGTTTCAAGCTGGCGCCGGTGGACACCAACCTGTTCCCCGGCGGCTGGAACCACCTGACCGACGAGATGCTGCCGCTGGCGGTGCAGGCGGCCATGGCGGCCATCGAAAAAATCTGCCCCGAGGCGCGCAACCTGCTGATCGTCCCGGAAAACCAGGCGCGTGGCACCTCCTACATGGCCAACATCGCGCAGCTGGTGCGCATCTTCAACATGGCCGGGCTGCACGTGCGCGTGGGCTCCATCGATCCTGACGTGAAAAAGGCCACCCCCGTCGCCCTGCCGCACGGCGACAAGGTGGTGCTGGAGCCGGCGCAGCGCACGCGCCACCGGCTGGGGCTCAAGCATTTCGAGCCCTGCACCATCTTGCTGAACAACGATCTGTCGGCCGGCGCTCCGGGCATCCTGGAGGAGCTGTACGAGCAGTATCTGCTGCCGCCACTGCACGCCGGCTGGAGCGTGCGCAGGAAGAGCCGGCACTTTCAGTGCTACGAGGAGGTCGCCAAGCGCTTCGGCAAGATGCTGGGCATCGACCCCTGGCTGATCAACCCGCTGTTCACGCGCGCGCCGGGCGTGGACTTCCAGGCCGACGCCGGGCTGGAGGGCCTGCGCAGCGCCGTCGACGCCACCCTGACCAAGGTGCGCCGCAAGTACAAGGAATACGGCATCAACGAAAAAGCCTTCGCGCTGGTCAAGGCCGACAACGGCACCAGCGGCATGGGCATCATGACGGTGCGCGACGTGCGCGAGCTGGACAACCTGAGCCGCAAGGCGCGCGCGGCCATGGCCACGCTCAAGGGCGGGCAGGGCGTGCACGACGTGATCGTGCAAGAAGGCGTGTTGACGCAGGAGCGCGTGCACGAAGCCGTGGCCGAGCCGGTGGTCTACACCATGGACCGCTACGTGGTCGGCGGGTTTTACCGCATGCATGCCGAGCGCGGCAGCGACGAGAACCTGAACGCGCCAGGCGCCAGCTTCGTGCCGCTGGCGTTCGAGCACAGCACGCGCCTGCCGCAGCCGGGCGCGCGCCCCGGCGCCAGCGCGCCCAACCGCTTCTACATGTACGGCGTGATCGCCCGCCTGGCGACGGTGGCGGCCAGCTATGAGCTGGAAGCCACCGACCCCGAGGCCGAGGTCTACGACTGACCGGCCCCCACGCCAACCACCGTGCAAACTGGCAAATCCTCGCTGTCCGCGCTGACGCTGGGCGCCGTCGGTGTCGTCTACGGCGACATCGGCACCAGCGTGCTGTACACGCTCAAGGAAGTCTTCGGCACCGGCCATGTGCCGTTCACGCCGGCCAACATCTACGGCGTGCTGTCCATCGTCTTCTGGACGCTGACCCTGATCGTTTCGGTCAAATACGTGACGCTGGTGCTGCGCGCCGACAACGAGGGCGAGGGCGGCCTGGTGGCCATGCTGGCGCTGGCCTCGCAGTCGGTGAAGGACAAGGCGCCGGCGCTGCGCAAGTGGATGCTCTTGATCGGCATCTTCGGCACCTGCCTGTTCTATGGTGACGGCGTCATCACCCCGGCCATCACGGTGCTGTCGGCGGTGGAGGGGCTGGACGTGGTCTCGCCGGCGTTCCGGCGCGCGGTCATTCCGCTCACCCTGGCCATTTTGCTGGTGCTGTTCTGGGTGCAAAAGCACGGCACGGCGGGCATCGGCAAGTTCTTCGGGCCGGTCATGGTGCTGTGGTTCATCTGCATTGCGGCGCTGGGGGTCTATCACATCGCCGGCAACCCGCAGATTCTGGGCGCCCTCAGCCCGCACCATGCCCTGGCCTTCATCTGGCGCCAGCCGGGCATCAGCTTCATCATTTTGGGCGCGGTGGTGCTGTGCGTGACCGGCGCCGAGGCTTTGTACGCCGACATGGGCCACTTCGGCCGCCAACCGATCCGCATCGCCTGGTTTTTCGTCGTCATGCCGGCGCTGACGCTGAACTATTTTGGCCAGGGCGCGCTGCTGCTGACCCATCCGGAGGCGGTGAAGAATCCGTTCTTCATGATGGCGCCCGAATGGCTGACGCTGCCGCTGGTCGGCCTGGCCACGGTGGCGGCGGTGGTCGCCTCGCAGGCGCTGATCTCCGGGGCCTTCAGCGTGACGCGCCAGGTCATCCAGCTGGGCTACCTGCCGCGCCTGCAGATCCGCCACACCAGCACGCGCGACACCGGACAGATCTACCTGCCGTTCGTGAACTGGGCGCTGTTCGGGATGATCGTGCTGGCGGTGGTGCTGTTTCGCTCTTCCAGCAACCTGGCGGCGGCCTATGGCATCGCGGTGACGCTGGACATGACCATCACCACCGTGCTCACCTTCTTCGTCGTGCGCTACGGCTGGAACTACCCGCTGGCGCTGGTGCTGGCGTCCACGGCGTTCTTCCTGGCGATCGACCTCGCGTTCTTCGGCTCCAACCTGCTCAAGC belongs to Melaminivora suipulveris and includes:
- a CDS encoding potassium transporter Kup, with translation MQTGKSSLSALTLGAVGVVYGDIGTSVLYTLKEVFGTGHVPFTPANIYGVLSIVFWTLTLIVSVKYVTLVLRADNEGEGGLVAMLALASQSVKDKAPALRKWMLLIGIFGTCLFYGDGVITPAITVLSAVEGLDVVSPAFRRAVIPLTLAILLVLFWVQKHGTAGIGKFFGPVMVLWFICIAALGVYHIAGNPQILGALSPHHALAFIWRQPGISFIILGAVVLCVTGAEALYADMGHFGRQPIRIAWFFVVMPALTLNYFGQGALLLTHPEAVKNPFFMMAPEWLTLPLVGLATVAAVVASQALISGAFSVTRQVIQLGYLPRLQIRHTSTRDTGQIYLPFVNWALFGMIVLAVVLFRSSSNLAAAYGIAVTLDMTITTVLTFFVVRYGWNYPLALVLASTAFFLAIDLAFFGSNLLKLLDGGWFPLLIGGAVFILMTTWKDGRELLTQTLREGSIDLKSFLDAVFISPPARVAGTAVFLTAQPGMVPNALMHNLKHNKVLHEQNLFVTVRNHEVPWIGMERRLEIEPLGRDCWQVIVHYGFKNGPDLPKALGLLKARNVGLEPMSTSYFLSRDIVTPTLGSGLAPWREKLFAHMHHSATAAAEFLHLPSNSVVELGSVVEI
- a CDS encoding TrkH family potassium uptake protein gives rise to the protein MSDLLPVLRVLGALLGMFALSLSVPLAASLWAGELLWHGWVLAIAVTLGVAALLWWGLREHRRELLPRHGVLLVSLVWLVTPFFAALPLLLVMDAIGRPMSFTHAYFEAVSGLTTTGSTVLSQLDELPLSVNMWRTFMQWIGGMGILILAVAILPVLGVGGSQLFKAEAAGPVKDTKLTPRMTETAKGLWGVYVLFSLACALAFWAGGMGPPDAIMHMFATVSLGGLSPHDASFGYFSSPLLESIALVFMLAASCNFALYFVAIRKGHWQGFWRDEEVRATLATLIGGGLLVALLLWLKGLYEPLQALRLGMFHVVSVATTTGFATTDYLAWPVFAPVFMLLLSGVATSAGSTGGGIKMVRMLILLKQARREMTRTVHPRAVQPVRLGSRVVESRMVFSVLAFMLMYGATVITLSMVLLLTDLDMVTAFSVVLASVHCTGPGLGLVGPASNYAVLSDFQLWVCTLGMLLGRLEILSFMALLTPAFWRR
- the gshA gene encoding glutamate--cysteine ligase; its protein translation is MVPHLVTALTGPINELEQRILDSMPAIERWFRLEWMEHTPPFYASVDIRNAGFKLAPVDTNLFPGGWNHLTDEMLPLAVQAAMAAIEKICPEARNLLIVPENQARGTSYMANIAQLVRIFNMAGLHVRVGSIDPDVKKATPVALPHGDKVVLEPAQRTRHRLGLKHFEPCTILLNNDLSAGAPGILEELYEQYLLPPLHAGWSVRRKSRHFQCYEEVAKRFGKMLGIDPWLINPLFTRAPGVDFQADAGLEGLRSAVDATLTKVRRKYKEYGINEKAFALVKADNGTSGMGIMTVRDVRELDNLSRKARAAMATLKGGQGVHDVIVQEGVLTQERVHEAVAEPVVYTMDRYVVGGFYRMHAERGSDENLNAPGASFVPLAFEHSTRLPQPGARPGASAPNRFYMYGVIARLATVAASYELEATDPEAEVYD
- the trkA gene encoding Trk system potassium transporter TrkA, producing the protein MKIIILGAGRVGQSVAESLVSEKNDITVIDTDARRLRELQDRYDLRGVVGNGIDPAVLAEAGARDTDLLIACAAQDETNLVCCKVAQMAYRIPTRIARVRSSGFAQGEGGELLGKDGFGVDRTICPEESLTRYIGKLVQYPEALQVREFAGGRACLVSVRARAGAPLAGMQIATMRDKAPDVAMRIVAIYRRFADEPDRFLPCDGATRVEPMDEVFVLAGRERVAQILSALHCRNGQPTRPVRRVMIAGGGRVGLRLARQLASQERFHIKMLEKDAERCMVLASELPSDVLVLNGDATDEDLLGGEGIEEVDLFLALTDDDEDNIMACLLAKKMGARRVLALINRRSYADLMHGTQIDIALSPAQAMLGELLAYVRRGDVQAVHSLRRGVAEALEIVARGDRKTSRVVGRRVEEIRLPPEVHMGLIVRGLPDATAADAPPVGEPQVIIPRSSTVIESNDHVVFFLPHKRLVRDVERLFRVSATFF